The Chitinivorax tropicus genome includes a window with the following:
- a CDS encoding ATP-binding protein — translation MRDGYAAWSGQTIQPSALGSPSVPLWYETAAVGQRLASVLDQAALQDEQTQQTLAFLHGHWQQAMAWHPTAGEVGGTGSLLDRLCRQLKLSADERLLLILAGMAEEHEGFVASFVGLHPRGEPFPTVGLFARLACQGLDRGEAWRLLTQSALLRLGLVRVVGEGAWPERSLRLADGVWAALQGLINWPVPPLQVLTRLDDGWLRQSDVCYLTDRLQSRQALMVALQGEPLASHIRLAQWLAGLGPRAVCFEVAGQPEGVVDQLLQLCLIHDRIPVWVGNPGPSRLLGHFPWPMLCAEADPAWLASLPMPVLPVAAPRPSRALLAALWQESLPELAEQAPELAARFPLEPRRLWRVQGDARALAGLTPLDAGTAYTALKTRLARGGDSQMRRVTPRAGWDDLILPEPATQALHNAVARLRLQSQVLDDWGFDRGDTSRRGLRLLFCGLPGTGKTLAAEVMALALHAELLVIDLSRTVSKWIGETEKNLAAIFDEAEATRGVLFFDEADALFAKRTDVHDANDRFANIETAYLLTRLERFDGIAILATNLRQHIDKAFLRRFEFVIDFPEPGADERAAIWRRHVPAQAPLADGVDFELLALRYPMSGAMIRNALLGAAYEAAATDGPISQSGLERAIALEFEKTGRLCP, via the coding sequence ATGCGTGACGGTTATGCAGCCTGGTCGGGCCAGACCATCCAGCCCAGCGCACTGGGTAGCCCCAGTGTTCCACTGTGGTACGAAACGGCAGCGGTAGGGCAGCGGCTGGCCTCGGTACTGGACCAGGCTGCATTGCAGGACGAACAGACGCAACAAACGCTGGCCTTCCTGCATGGACACTGGCAACAGGCCATGGCCTGGCACCCCACCGCTGGTGAGGTGGGCGGGACTGGCAGCTTGCTGGATCGACTGTGCCGACAGCTCAAGCTGAGCGCCGATGAACGGCTGTTGCTGATATTGGCGGGCATGGCGGAAGAACACGAGGGATTTGTCGCCAGTTTTGTGGGCCTGCACCCACGCGGCGAGCCGTTCCCGACCGTGGGCCTGTTTGCGCGGCTGGCATGTCAGGGCCTGGACCGCGGTGAAGCCTGGCGATTGCTGACGCAAAGCGCACTGCTGCGGCTGGGTCTGGTGCGCGTCGTGGGCGAGGGGGCGTGGCCGGAGCGCTCTCTGCGCCTGGCTGATGGGGTGTGGGCGGCATTGCAGGGGCTGATCAATTGGCCTGTGCCGCCGTTGCAGGTGCTGACCCGGCTGGATGACGGCTGGCTGCGTCAAAGCGATGTGTGCTACCTGACAGATCGGCTGCAAAGTCGACAAGCCTTGATGGTGGCCTTGCAGGGCGAGCCGTTGGCGAGCCACATCCGCCTGGCGCAGTGGCTGGCCGGTCTGGGGCCGCGTGCGGTCTGCTTTGAAGTAGCGGGCCAGCCTGAGGGCGTGGTTGATCAACTGCTGCAGCTGTGCCTCATCCACGACCGGATTCCGGTGTGGGTCGGCAACCCGGGCCCAAGCCGCCTGTTGGGGCATTTTCCCTGGCCGATGTTATGTGCCGAGGCAGATCCAGCCTGGCTGGCCAGCCTGCCCATGCCAGTGTTGCCGGTGGCGGCACCACGCCCATCACGCGCCCTGCTGGCGGCGCTGTGGCAAGAGTCATTGCCCGAGCTGGCTGAACAAGCACCCGAGCTGGCCGCACGTTTTCCATTGGAGCCCCGGCGGCTGTGGCGGGTACAAGGTGACGCCCGTGCGCTGGCCGGTTTGACGCCGCTTGACGCCGGAACCGCCTACACCGCGCTGAAGACCCGGCTGGCACGCGGGGGCGATAGCCAGATGCGCCGCGTCACCCCGCGCGCAGGGTGGGATGACCTGATCTTGCCCGAGCCCGCCACCCAGGCTCTGCACAATGCGGTGGCCCGCCTGCGGTTGCAGTCACAGGTGTTGGATGACTGGGGTTTCGATCGTGGGGATACCAGTCGGCGTGGCTTACGGCTGCTGTTCTGTGGCTTGCCCGGCACCGGCAAGACCCTGGCCGCCGAGGTGATGGCGCTGGCGTTGCACGCCGAATTGTTGGTGATCGATCTGTCGCGCACTGTATCGAAATGGATCGGTGAAACTGAGAAAAACCTGGCGGCGATCTTCGACGAAGCCGAGGCCACCCGTGGCGTGCTGTTTTTCGATGAGGCCGATGCCCTGTTTGCCAAGCGCACCGATGTGCACGACGCCAATGACCGCTTTGCCAATATCGAAACCGCCTATCTGCTGACCCGGCTGGAGCGCTTCGACGGCATTGCCATCCTGGCTACCAATCTTCGGCAGCACATCGATAAAGCCTTCCTGCGGCGTTTCGAATTCGTCATCGATTTCCCAGAGCCAGGAGCGGACGAACGGGCGGCGATCTGGCGACGGCATGTGCCCGCCCAGGCCCCGCTGGCCGACGGGGTGGATTTCGAGCTGCTGGCACTGCGCTATCCGATGTCTGGCGCGATGATCCGTAACGCCTTGCTGGGTGCGGCTTATGAGGCTGCCGCCACCGATGGGCCGATCAGCCAGAGTGGGCTGGAGCGGGCCATTGCATTGGAATTCGAGAAAACCGGGCGTCTGTGCCCATGA